Proteins found in one Candidatus Methylomirabilota bacterium genomic segment:
- a CDS encoding luciferase family protein gives MRGIGAGRSTRRSLEKGGTGTGGALNEILGGWPGVKITPMFGRWGYFVGPRLFACFPLRAKDTDLWIRLTVEDQRRAVDSGVFAPHPRLGGQGWVICRVKELRDAGRTMSWLKKSYERAKKIVEREDREEP, from the coding sequence GTGCGTGGGATCGGCGCGGGGCGCAGCACGCGGCGCAGCCTCGAGAAAGGCGGCACCGGGACAGGCGGCGCGCTCAACGAGATCCTCGGCGGCTGGCCCGGGGTGAAGATCACGCCCATGTTCGGGCGCTGGGGCTACTTCGTGGGGCCGCGCCTCTTCGCGTGCTTTCCGCTTCGGGCCAAGGACACCGACCTCTGGATCCGGCTCACGGTGGAGGACCAGCGCCGCGCGGTGGATTCGGGCGTCTTCGCGCCGCACCCGCGCCTGGGCGGGCAGGGGTGGGTCATCTGCCGCGTCAAGGAGCTGCGGGACGCGGGGCGCACGATGTCCTGGCTCAAGAAGAGCTACGAGAGGGCCAAGAAGATCGTCGAGCGAGAGGACCGGGAGGAGCCATGA
- a CDS encoding DUF4286 family protein, which yields MATVLFIVKATIPRKKEAAFNRWYNYKHCPQFLRYPGAVSARRYKAIMGEDKFRYMAVYEVQDEKTFRALMKSGHMKALRRDYDRWFGKVSERARFAYTQVWP from the coding sequence ATGGCCACGGTGCTCTTCATCGTGAAGGCGACCATCCCCCGGAAGAAGGAAGCCGCGTTCAACCGCTGGTACAACTACAAGCACTGCCCGCAATTCCTGCGCTACCCCGGGGCGGTGAGCGCGCGGCGCTACAAGGCCATCATGGGCGAGGACAAGTTCCGCTACATGGCCGTCTACGAGGTCCAGGACGAGAAGACCTTTCGCGCGCTGATGAAGTCGGGCCACATGAAGGCGCTCAGGCGAGACTACGACCGATGGTTCGGCAAGGTCTCGGAGCGGGCGCGCTTCGCGTACACACAGGTCTGGCCATAG